The proteins below are encoded in one region of Oncorhynchus gorbuscha isolate QuinsamMale2020 ecotype Even-year linkage group LG01, OgorEven_v1.0, whole genome shotgun sequence:
- the mlycd gene encoding malonyl-CoA decarboxylase, mitochondrial, whose translation MTPQPIVSTLRSGVSFWRHRSVLVTVLRLQALDFRSVRCRSTSAPGTVRSMEDILTRVVVPLPTYETREKSPPPPESNSVEFMHFYKSLEKEEKSQLLATLSHDFGVDHKGVSELAGKLLDTQLRDLATILQVEDRLRYSLTPRYKQLLNHISRVEGGVKFLVDLRADLLEIISSKGSDSPHIRDLNGTLKSLLSEWFSVGLLRLERITWQSPCEILQKISQYEAVHPVRNWTDIKRRVGPYRRCYAFTHAAMPGEPLVVLHVALTEDISDNIQSIVRELATLDLEEDVNKVNTAVFYSISSSQAGLQGVELGNVLIKRVVRELQSEFPHMSQFSSLSPIPGFSSWLLGLLSQHRKEGRMELLTEREWREVADVTNTAPDTNALDALRKLISTGEWTRSERLVHVLEPALMRLCAWYLYGEKRRGYTLNPVANFHLQNGATMWRLNWHADTSPRGVANSCGIMVNYRYFLQETSSNSAAYMHNKVITVTEQVLGLVSQFQKNSKL comes from the exons ATGACACCCCAGCCCATAGTTTCTACATTGCGCAGTGGTGTGAGTTTCTGGCGACATCGAAGTGTTTTAGTAACGGTTTTAAGGCTCCAGGCCTTGGACTTTCGAAGCGTGCGTTGTCGGTCTACCTCGGCACCTGGTACTGTCAGATCCATGGAGGACATACTGACGAGGGTTGTGGTACCGTTACCTACATACGAGACGAGAGAGAAGTCCCCGCCTCCACCCGAATCGAACAGTGTGGAATTTATGCATTTCTACAAAAGCCTTGAAAAGGAAGAGAAGTCACAATTACTAGCAACGTTATCACACGATTTTGGTGTGGACCACAAAGGAGTTTCAGAGCTAGCAGGCAAGCTGCTCGACACTCAGTTAAGGGACTTGGCTACAATATTGCAAGTAGAGGACAGGTTACGATACAGTCTGACTCCGCGCTATAAACAGTTGCTTAATCACATAAGCAGGGTTGAGGGGGGAGTGAAGTTCCTGGTGGACCTACGTGCCGATCTGCTTGAAATAATATCATCTAAAGGAAGTGACAGTCCTCACATTCGG GACCTGAATGGCACTCTGAAGAGTCTGCTGTCGGAGTGGTTCTCTGTGGGTCTGCTGCGTCTGGAGAGGATCACCTGGCAGTCCCCCTGCGAGATACTGCAGAAGATCAGCCA GTACGAGGCTGTCCACCCTGTGAGGAACTGGACCGATATAAAACGTAGGGTGGGGCCGTACCGTCGCTGCTAtgccttcactcacgctgccatgCCAGGGGAACCACTGGTCGTCCTGCATGTGGCACTCACAGAGGACATCTCTGATAACATACAG AGTATCGTGAGAGAGTTGGCTACCCTGGACTTGGAGGAGGATGTGAACAAGGTCAACACAGCAGTGTTCTActccatctcctccagccaggctGGCCTGCAGGGGGTGGAGCTGGGGAACGTTCTCATCAAGAGAGTGGTGCGGGAGCTGCAG AGTGAGTTCCCCCACATGTCCCAGTTCTCCAGCCTGTCTCCCATCCCGGGCTTCTCTTCCTGGTTACTGGGCCTGCTCAGCCAGCACCGGAAGGAGGGCCGCATGGAGCTGTTAACTGAACGTGAGTGGAGGGAGGTGGCAGATGTCACAAACACAGCCCCCGATACCAACGCCCTGGATGCCCTGCGTAAGCTGATCAGCACTGGCGAGTGGACCCGCTCTGAACGCCTGGTCCACGTCCTGGAGCCTGCCCTGATGCGCCTCTGTGCCTGGTACCTCTACGGAGAGAAGCGGCGCGGCTATACCCTGAACCCTGTGGCCAACTTCCACCTGCAGAATGGTGCCACCATGTGGAGGCTGAACTGGCATGCAGACACCAGCCCCCGGGGAGTGGCCAACTCCTGTGGCATCATGGTGAACTACAGATACTTCCTGCAGGAGACGTCGTCCAACAGCGCTGCCTACATGCACAACAAAGTCATCACAGTTACAGAACAGGTGCTGGGCTTGGTCTCACAGTTTCAGAAGAACAGCAAACTCTGA